Within the Marinobacter qingdaonensis genome, the region TGATCGTAGTGCTCACCCAGGGCCTTACGCAGCCGGCGGATATGGACATCAACGGTACGCTCTTCTACGTAAACGTTGCCGCCCCAGACCTGATCCAGGAGCTGGGAGCGAGTATAGACCCGTTCCTGGTGGGTCATGAAGAACTGGAGCAGCCGGTATTCGGTCGGCCCCATGTTCAGTGCCCCGTCCTTGGTGGTGACCCGGTGGCCGATCGGATCCAGGGTCAGGCCGTCGACCTCGATCGGGGTGTCGACCCCCGGCGGTGTGGCCCGGCGCAGGACCGCTTTCAGCCGGGCGACCAGTTCCCGCGGGCTGAACGGCTTGGTGATGTAGTCGTCCGCGCCCACTTCCAGTCCCTGGATCTTGTTGTCTTCCTCCACCTTGGCGGTGAGCATGATGATCGGGATATCGGCGGTGGACTCTTCCTTCTTCAGACGCCGGGCCAGCTCCACGCCGCTGGTGCCGGGCAGCATCCAGTCGAGCAGGACCAGGTCGGGTTGCTTGTCGACAATCAGGGCATGGGCTTCTCGGGCATCCGCTGCCTCCAGATAGTCGTAATCCGCCATTTCGAGGGCCACCGCGATCATTTCCCGGATGGGTGCCTCGTCATCGACGATCAGGACAGTTTTTCCAGACATACGCTAAACCTGTGTCAGACCTTGTTTTGTTGCTGCCTCATTACAACGCCCAAGTATGACAAGTATATGACAGGCTCAGGCAAACATCAGGTCCAGGAACAGGCCGGCGAACACCGCCAGGCCGGCCCAGTTGTTGTTGAGAAACGCCTTGAAACACCCCTCCCGTGCCCGGTCCCGAGCCAGGAACTGCTGGTAGATGAACAGGCAGGCCATGACCAGCAGGCCCAGGTGGTACAGGGTGCCCAGCTCGGCCTGATGGCCGACCATGACCAGGATCGCCAGCACCATGGCCTGGAGTATGGCGATGATGACCCGGTCAGCGTCACCGAACAGGATGGCGGTCGATTTGATGCCCACCTTGAGGTCGTCGTCGCGGTCGACCATGGCGTAGAAGGTGTCGTAGGCCACGGTCCAGAGCACGTTGGCGGTGAACAGCAGCCAGGCCAGCTGGCTGATGTCGCCGGCCTGGGCGGCCCACGCCATGGGGATGGCCCAGGAGAAGGCGGCGCCCAGGAACAGCTGGGGCAGGTGGGTGTAGCGCTTCATGAACGGGTAGATGAACGCCAGCACCGCCCCGCCAAAGGACAGGTACAGGGTCAGCGGGTTGGTGAACAGCACCACCATCAGGAAGGACACCAGGCACAGTCCGCCGAACAGGGCCAGGGCTTCCCAGGGTTGGATGCGACCGGCGGTCAGGGGCCGGTCCTGGGTGCGTTTGACGTGGCGGTCCCAGTCGCGGTCGGCGTAATCGTTGATGGCGCAGCCGGCCGCCCGCATGAAGAACACACCCAGGGTGAAGACGACGAGGTTGCCCAGGTCCGGGATGCCGTCCGCGGCCAGCCAGAGCGCCCAGAAGGTGGGCCAGAGCAGCAGCAGGCTGCCGATGGGGCGGTCGATGCGCAACAGTTTTGCGTAATCGGCAAGCCGGCTCTGAACGTGGTCGGGCATGGCGTCAAGCAGCATGGAGCGGGTCCCTTTGGTGGTGCAAACAAGCGTGGCAGTGGCGATTATAGCCAGCGGCGGGGGCCGGGTTAAAGCGCAGGTGCCTGGCGGTACAACTCGGGAAGCAGGTACTCGCCCACCAGCAGGGCGCGGGGCCCGAACCGGAACACCGAGCGTCGGGCCAGTTCCGGCTGGCCCGGTTGGGTCCGGTGGCACAGTCCGGTTTCCAGGGGGCCGCGCAACCAGTCCGGGTTGCTGAACAGGTAGGCGCCCAGTGGGCGGTTGCCCAGGTGGCGCAGGCGTCGGCCACGCCCTTCCAGGCAGGCCAGGGGAATGATGGTGCGGGCCAGGACCCAGGGCT harbors:
- the phoB gene encoding phosphate regulon transcriptional regulator PhoB — encoded protein: MSGKTVLIVDDEAPIREMIAVALEMADYDYLEAADAREAHALIVDKQPDLVLLDWMLPGTSGVELARRLKKEESTADIPIIMLTAKVEEDNKIQGLEVGADDYITKPFSPRELVARLKAVLRRATPPGVDTPIEVDGLTLDPIGHRVTTKDGALNMGPTEYRLLQFFMTHQERVYTRSQLLDQVWGGNVYVEERTVDVHIRRLRKALGEHYDHLIQTVRGTGYRFSTKAA
- the ubiA gene encoding 4-hydroxybenzoate octaprenyltransferase; the encoded protein is MLLDAMPDHVQSRLADYAKLLRIDRPIGSLLLLWPTFWALWLAADGIPDLGNLVVFTLGVFFMRAAGCAINDYADRDWDRHVKRTQDRPLTAGRIQPWEALALFGGLCLVSFLMVVLFTNPLTLYLSFGGAVLAFIYPFMKRYTHLPQLFLGAAFSWAIPMAWAAQAGDISQLAWLLFTANVLWTVAYDTFYAMVDRDDDLKVGIKSTAILFGDADRVIIAILQAMVLAILVMVGHQAELGTLYHLGLLVMACLFIYQQFLARDRAREGCFKAFLNNNWAGLAVFAGLFLDLMFA